In Blautia wexlerae DSM 19850, a single window of DNA contains:
- a CDS encoding energy-coupling factor transporter ATPase: MGIIKAFKLGFDYLKYDEDGNVQDTQRAVNDVNLDIEAGQFVAVLGHNGSGKSTLAKHLNALLLPTEGTLWVDGIDTSKEPELWKVRQKAGMVFQNPDNQIIGTVVEEDVGFGPENMGVPTEKIWERVDESLKKTGMTSYRYHSPNKLSGGQKQRVAIAGVMAMRPKCIILDEPTAMLDPNGRKEVLEAVSDLNRREGVTVILITHYMEEVVHADKVYVMDNGEVVMQGTPREIFSQVETLKEYRLDVPQVTLLAHELHKAGVDVPEGILTTEELVNALCQ, translated from the coding sequence ATGGGAATTATCAAGGCATTCAAGCTGGGATTTGACTATCTCAAGTATGATGAAGATGGTAACGTGCAGGATACGCAGCGTGCTGTCAATGATGTAAACCTGGACATTGAAGCCGGACAATTCGTGGCTGTTCTGGGACATAATGGTTCCGGAAAATCTACTCTTGCAAAGCACCTGAATGCGCTGTTGCTTCCGACGGAAGGAACTTTGTGGGTAGATGGGATTGACACGTCTAAAGAGCCGGAATTATGGAAAGTCCGACAGAAAGCGGGCATGGTTTTTCAGAATCCTGACAATCAGATCATAGGAACTGTAGTAGAAGAAGACGTAGGGTTCGGACCGGAGAATATGGGTGTGCCTACAGAGAAAATCTGGGAGCGTGTAGATGAGAGCCTGAAAAAAACAGGAATGACATCCTATCGTTATCATTCTCCGAATAAACTTTCCGGCGGACAGAAGCAGAGAGTTGCAATTGCCGGTGTCATGGCAATGCGTCCGAAATGTATCATTTTGGATGAGCCAACTGCAATGCTGGATCCGAATGGACGAAAGGAAGTTCTTGAGGCAGTCAGTGACCTTAACAGACGGGAAGGAGTGACAGTCATTCTGATCACCCACTATATGGAAGAAGTTGTTCATGCGGACAAGGTATATGTTATGGACAACGGAGAAGTGGTGATGCAGGGAACACCCAGAGAGATTTTCTCACAGGTGGAAACTCTGAAAGAATACAGACTGGATGTGCCGCAGGTAACACTTCTGGCACACGAACTTCATAAAGCCGGAGTGGATGTTCCGGAGGGAATACTGACTACAGAGGAGCTGGTGAATGCCTTATGTCAATAG
- a CDS encoding energy-coupling factor transporter transmembrane component T family protein codes for MIRDITIGQYYPADSVLHKMDPRAKLVGTLVFIISVFVFHTFPGYAVATIFLAAMIILSKVPVKFMFKGLKAIVMLLMITVVFNIFLTPGKVLWQWGILHVTEEGLKLAGRMAIRLTYLVIGSSLMTLTTTPNQLTDGLERLLRPLNKLHVPIHEIAMMMSIALRFIPILMEETDKIMKAQIARGADFETGNIIQKAKNMIPLLVPLFISAFRRANDLAMAMEARCYHGGDNRTQMKPLRYESRDYISYVVMWAYLGIAIVFRIVGI; via the coding sequence ATGATCCGAGACATTACAATAGGACAGTATTATCCTGCAGATTCCGTTCTGCACAAAATGGATCCGAGAGCAAAGCTGGTGGGTACGCTGGTGTTCATCATCTCTGTCTTTGTATTCCATACATTTCCGGGATATGCAGTGGCAACTATATTTCTGGCAGCGATGATCATTCTTTCCAAAGTTCCTGTGAAATTTATGTTCAAGGGACTGAAGGCAATCGTGATGCTTCTTATGATCACAGTGGTATTTAATATATTTCTGACACCCGGAAAGGTTCTCTGGCAGTGGGGAATCCTGCATGTGACAGAGGAGGGCCTGAAGCTGGCCGGAAGAATGGCCATCCGCCTGACGTATCTGGTGATCGGTTCTTCTCTTATGACGCTGACTACCACACCCAATCAACTTACAGATGGTCTGGAACGACTTCTCAGGCCGTTAAATAAACTTCATGTGCCAATCCACGAGATTGCCATGATGATGTCTATTGCGCTGCGTTTTATCCCGATCCTTATGGAGGAAACCGATAAGATCATGAAAGCACAGATTGCACGTGGCGCAGATTTTGAAACCGGAAATATAATTCAGAAGGCAAAAAATATGATTCCGCTTCTGGTTCCGCTGTTTATTTCTGCGTTCAGAAGAGCAAATGATCTGGCCATGGCCATGGAAGCAAGGTGCTATCATGGAGGGGATAACAGAACCCAGATGAAGCCATTGCGTTATGAGTCCAGAGACTACATTTCCTATGTGGTGATGTGGGCTTATCTGGGAATCGCCATTGTTTTCAGAATTGTGGGAATCTGA
- the truA gene encoding tRNA pseudouridine(38-40) synthase TruA, whose amino-acid sequence MKRIGLVVAYDGTNYCGWQTQPNGITVQGVLNDTLSELLGEKIETIGASRTDAGVHAMGNVAVFDTNTRIPGEKISYALNQRLPEDIRIQLSEEVEPDFHPRYCDSEKTYEYRILNRKFPVPTERLYTYFYHYKLDVDKMKAATSYLIGQHDFASFCGAKAQVKTTIRTVTGIDVWRDGDIVTIRVTGTGFLYNMVRIISGTLIEVGNGQYPPERVKTILEACNREMAGPTAPAQGLTLMGIEFFD is encoded by the coding sequence ATGAAAAGAATTGGTCTTGTAGTTGCATATGACGGCACAAACTATTGCGGCTGGCAGACACAGCCAAACGGGATTACTGTACAGGGGGTATTAAATGATACATTGTCCGAGCTTCTTGGCGAGAAGATAGAAACGATCGGTGCAAGCCGTACAGACGCAGGGGTTCATGCCATGGGAAACGTGGCAGTATTTGACACCAACACACGCATTCCCGGGGAAAAGATTTCCTATGCACTGAACCAGCGTCTTCCGGAAGATATCCGTATTCAGCTCTCTGAAGAAGTAGAACCGGATTTCCATCCCCGTTATTGCGACAGCGAGAAAACATACGAATACCGCATCCTGAATCGCAAATTCCCGGTTCCGACAGAGCGCTTATACACCTATTTCTACCACTACAAACTGGATGTAGATAAGATGAAAGCAGCAACCTCATACCTGATCGGACAGCATGATTTTGCTTCTTTTTGCGGTGCAAAAGCGCAGGTAAAAACAACTATCCGTACAGTGACAGGAATTGATGTATGGCGTGACGGAGATATCGTAACCATACGTGTAACAGGAACAGGATTCCTCTACAACATGGTACGAATCATCTCCGGAACTCTGATCGAAGTAGGAAACGGACAGTATCCACCTGAGAGAGTAAAAACAATCCTGGAAGCCTGCAACCGGGAAATGGCAGGACCGACAGCTCCGGCCCAGGGACTGACACTGATGGGGATTGAATTTTTTGATTGA
- the rplM gene encoding 50S ribosomal protein L13, giving the protein MQTYMANPDKIERKWYVVDADGCTLGRLASGVASVLRGKNKPQFTPHVDTGDYVIIVNADKIKVTGKKLEQKIYYNHSDYVGGMRETTLKEMLAKKPERVIELAVKGMLPKGPLGRSMYTKLFVYAGPEHKHEAQKPEALTF; this is encoded by the coding sequence ATGCAGACTTATATGGCTAATCCAGATAAAATCGAAAGAAAATGGTATGTAGTTGACGCTGATGGATGTACTCTTGGCCGTCTGGCATCCGGAGTAGCAAGCGTTTTAAGAGGAAAAAATAAACCACAGTTTACACCACACGTAGACACAGGTGATTATGTAATCATCGTAAACGCTGACAAGATCAAAGTTACAGGTAAGAAATTAGAGCAGAAAATCTACTACAATCACTCCGATTATGTAGGTGGAATGAGAGAAACCACATTAAAAGAAATGTTAGCAAAGAAACCTGAGAGAGTTATCGAGCTCGCAGTTAAAGGTATGCTTCCAAAAGGACCTTTAGGAAGAAGCATGTACACAAAACTTTTCGTATATGCAGGACCGGAACACAAACATGAAGCTCAGAAACCAGAAGCTTTAACATTTTAA
- the rpsI gene encoding 30S ribosomal protein S9, with protein sequence MASAKFYGTGRRKKSIARVYLVPGTGKITINKRDIDEYFGLDTLKVIVRQPLAATETEGKFDVLVNVHGGGYTGQAGAIRHGVARALLQADNDYRPVLKAAGFLTRDPRMKERKKYGLKAARRAPQFSKR encoded by the coding sequence TTGGCTAGCGCAAAATTCTACGGAACAGGAAGAAGAAAAAAATCAATCGCAAGAGTTTATCTTGTACCTGGAACCGGTAAGATCACAATCAATAAAAGAGATATCGATGAATATTTTGGATTAGATACACTGAAAGTTATCGTTCGTCAGCCTTTAGCTGCAACAGAAACAGAAGGCAAATTTGACGTATTAGTTAACGTTCATGGCGGTGGATACACAGGACAGGCTGGTGCCATCAGACATGGTGTTGCAAGAGCCCTTCTTCAGGCAGACAACGACTACAGACCAGTTCTGAAAGCTGCTGGATTCTTAACTCGTGACCCACGTATGAAAGAACGTAAGAAATACGGTCTCAAAGCAGCTCGTCGCGCTCCGCAGTTCAGCAAGCGATAA
- a CDS encoding helix-turn-helix domain-containing protein, whose amino-acid sequence MPIDDLTALGQKMREARKNKELTQQELADLSHVSVKQIANIEKGKMNPSYLILRALAKVLHISLDTLINPDVSLEDEGVNQMKMLYSSCPPEMRDTLLHHTQETVKELTELSEIFEMN is encoded by the coding sequence ATGCCGATTGATGATTTAACTGCTTTAGGGCAAAAAATGCGGGAAGCCCGAAAGAATAAAGAACTGACACAACAGGAGCTTGCGGATCTGAGCCATGTTTCTGTAAAGCAAATCGCCAATATCGAAAAGGGGAAAATGAATCCTTCTTATTTAATTTTAAGAGCATTGGCAAAGGTCCTGCACATCTCTTTAGATACACTTATAAATCCAGATGTTTCTCTGGAGGATGAGGGTGTCAATCAGATGAAAATGCTTTATTCCAGCTGTCCGCCAGAAATGCGTGACACCCTGTTGCATCACACCCAGGAAACGGTGAAAGAACTGACAGAGTTGTCCGAGATATTTGAAATGAATTGA
- a CDS encoding helix-turn-helix domain-containing protein: MDYMTLKEAAEKWGVTPRRVNYYCAAGRISGAVKMATIWLIPKDAEKPIDGRTKQGKAEKYE, from the coding sequence ATGGATTATATGACACTAAAAGAGGCCGCCGAAAAATGGGGCGTGACACCTCGTAGAGTAAATTACTATTGTGCCGCCGGGCGCATATCTGGAGCTGTAAAGATGGCAACTATCTGGCTAATTCCAAAGGATGCGGAAAAGCCGATTGATGGTCGAACAAAACAAGGAAAGGCAGAAAAGTATGAGTAA
- a CDS encoding response regulator transcription factor: MSNILLLEDDLSLINGLSFAFKKQGFELNIARTLKEAEELWTDGKYDLLVLDVSLPDGSGFEFCKRVRLTSKVPIIFLTASDEETSIIMGLDIGGDDYITKPFKLGVLVSRINALLRRANSFQAADTELQSNGIKVLLLQGQVFKNGELLDLTAAEYKLLCLFMRNPSMVLTKGQILDKLWDCDGNYIDSSTLTVYMRRLRMKIEDNPSEPQMLLTVRGMGYKWNIIG, from the coding sequence ATGAGTAATATATTACTTCTTGAAGATGATCTAAGCCTGATTAACGGGCTTTCTTTTGCTTTCAAAAAGCAGGGATTTGAATTAAATATCGCCAGAACGCTCAAAGAAGCGGAGGAATTGTGGACAGACGGAAAATATGATTTGTTGGTGTTGGACGTATCTCTGCCAGATGGGTCTGGCTTTGAATTTTGCAAAAGAGTTCGACTTACATCAAAGGTGCCAATTATTTTTCTGACGGCTTCGGATGAGGAAACAAGTATTATTATGGGGCTGGATATTGGAGGTGATGACTATATCACAAAACCGTTCAAACTGGGGGTTCTCGTTTCAAGGATTAACGCCTTACTTCGACGTGCAAATTCTTTTCAAGCAGCAGACACAGAATTGCAGTCGAATGGCATCAAGGTTCTTTTGCTGCAAGGACAGGTTTTCAAAAATGGGGAGCTGTTGGATTTGACTGCCGCGGAATACAAGCTACTGTGCTTGTTTATGAGAAACCCAAGCATGGTGCTGACAAAGGGACAAATTTTAGATAAGCTATGGGATTGCGACGGGAATTATATCGACAGTAGTACCCTTACGGTCTATATGCGTCGGCTTCGTATGAAGATCGAGGATAATCCAAGCGAACCACAAATGCTCCTGACTGTTCGAGGTATGGGATATAAATGGAATATTATCGGGTGA
- a CDS encoding sensor histidine kinase, with translation MKILANKEIKNLFLSLSLVLGVTFLLAEVFLWLSYRRLSLLLLILFLLAGGAVWAVCFVYFNRQNQIMEQAILEINAYLDGDRNARIECDNEGELYRLFHSINSLAAVLNAHADNELREKEFLKNTISDISHQLKTPLAALNIYNGLLQDEDIEVSSVKEFAGLSEQELDRIETLVQSLLKITRLDAGAIVLEKNAENVADMMQDIELHFAYRARQEKKEIILSGSDHLSLFCDRDWLNEAIDNIVKNAFDHTESGATIHVAWKELPSGVQIVITDNGCGIHPEDIHHIFKRFYRSRFSKDKQGIGLGLPLAKAIVEAHNGTIEVDSELGIGTTFTMNFLIPTKL, from the coding sequence ATGAAGATACTGGCAAATAAAGAAATCAAAAATCTATTTCTTTCGCTTTCACTGGTTTTGGGGGTTACATTTCTCTTAGCCGAGGTTTTTCTATGGCTGTCATATCGCCGGCTTTCTCTGTTATTGCTAATCCTTTTTCTATTGGCTGGCGGTGCTGTATGGGCAGTCTGCTTTGTATATTTTAATCGGCAAAATCAGATCATGGAGCAGGCGATATTAGAAATCAATGCGTATCTTGATGGTGATCGCAATGCCCGTATTGAATGTGACAATGAGGGCGAATTGTACCGACTGTTTCATTCTATCAATTCTTTAGCGGCAGTGTTAAATGCCCATGCAGATAACGAGTTACGAGAGAAAGAGTTTTTGAAAAATACAATCTCCGACATTTCACACCAACTGAAAACACCACTGGCGGCTCTGAACATTTATAACGGACTGCTTCAGGACGAGGATATAGAAGTGTCATCTGTGAAAGAATTTGCGGGTTTGTCTGAGCAGGAACTTGACCGTATCGAAACACTGGTGCAAAGTCTGCTCAAGATTACAAGATTGGATGCCGGAGCCATTGTCTTGGAAAAGAACGCAGAAAATGTTGCAGATATGATGCAGGATATTGAACTGCATTTTGCATATAGAGCCAGACAGGAAAAGAAAGAAATCATTCTGTCTGGCTCGGATCATCTTTCTCTTTTTTGTGATCGTGATTGGTTGAATGAGGCAATCGACAATATTGTGAAAAATGCGTTTGACCATACAGAAAGTGGTGCAACAATTCATGTTGCGTGGAAGGAGTTGCCGTCTGGTGTCCAAATTGTGATAACGGATAATGGATGCGGCATCCACCCAGAAGATATACATCACATCTTCAAGCGGTTTTATCGCAGTCGTTTTTCTAAGGACAAGCAAGGGATTGGACTGGGATTACCTTTGGCAAAGGCAATCGTTGAAGCACATAATGGCACCATTGAGGTTGACAGCGAATTAGGTATCGGGACAACTTTCACAATGAATTTTCTGATTCCTACAAAATTGTAG